aaaagatataaaccaataattaaaaatgattctTATGGTTTTAttgttcttctttttttatacattataatttataaatatttttataatatcaaagatataaaatataattataaaaaagtatataagtTAAACAGTACTAAATTGATAAGTTTCaacacttttttaaaatgaagtaCAAATGaaacagaataaaattatttcatagaaaattcaaaaaatatcgtatgtttttatttttttcctttcaattaaatatctattttaattatattaataaaaaaatttggacACTACCTTTTTGCGTTTTGAAGGgtgtttataaattttggCTTTCaataattcttctttttctctttttaattacaGAATAATACTTTTCCTTAATATATAGTTAATAAGattatttcttcttattcttttttatattattttataaattatacgtatatgcacatatatatttatagcaTACACAAATAgtagatatattatttaaaacatataatccATTTtgatacataataattttctacTTTATTCGTataccataaaaaatatgtaaattataaatttttatttactgaTTTCTATTGAGTAAAAACTCTGATAACAAcatttcgtttattttttaaatgatataattaatgcagtaataatattaagaacaacaataaaaaataaactattcGGAATTAATTATAAGTATTATGATCAAGTCACACAATCCTAATTGGAATATAAATTCTAATTTGTAACATAATATCCTCATACTACccaaaacatatatattacagtatatcaataatattttgttaagaAAACAAttgtttttacttattaataatattaacattatccatatttcaaaaaatatttaataaatttaaatgaacttaaatattcttattttatattacaaataatgaatatatagttcttttaaagtatattattttaatatatataagtctcctttcaaaaaatacttttatgttttataatgtaatatatatatatatatcacttatatatttcattaatattgtGTATAAATTACAAGAATACTAATACGTatgttttcttatatttcttatatttgatatgtgaacttaataaattatttaatttaactataatcatataaacatattgcaaatacattaaaaatatattaaatattttaaaaaaatattaacatacaTGGACTTACGAACATAGTTatgatttaatataaaagtcGAATAACAAAACCGTAAtgttttgaaatatataacgCGCCttgataaatattatactttGTTAAGTTAAACGCtgatgtaaaaattaaaaaaacaaattttaatattataaataaaaaaatgatataagaGCAAAAGAATATCCACTACAAAATAACGTTaactaatatttattttaacaattaTAAAGCTTATTGtactatttaaaattatacatagcttatgaataaaaagacaaattattacatatatgaaataataacaaaaacatatttttcttttatttcattttttagtttttttttaaatatatttaattatatgttaaatttattaattcaatTAAGATATATCTTATAATCTATATATCATACTAAACGTATATAATCGTTAGATAATTtagaacaataaaatatatatataaaaaaataataataatttaatattattttctaaatacattgaattaaatgttataatatatcagAACTCATATGACatataatatcataaataaaatataagtgacatatacataattgaaaaatattatgatattaaCCTTCgcaaatgttttattatatattgaaatataaacacatacCATTAACAACATTGCTAATAAGTTGTATGCTCTGTAgattattatgataaatattGATTGACATATTaatctatatttttgttatgctacatgtacaaatgtattcaataataaattttactaaagcaattaagataaatattatattattttgctttttatttttaatatataataataattattctatagtataaacatatttactttttctgcatacatttatatatcgaatataaatatatatattatcccATTATGAAGGTTCTAAAGAGGAAAGTAAAACTTTAACTTctgtatataatacaatgaagaaaattagcagattattttaaaattatacgaTATAGTGCATTTAtggaatattatatttataattaaaataaattttttgaggatgtatatttttcatttaacaaataaatgcctattttcatatattataattctttttagctaaatttcttcttttatttagttaaatttaaattttagtaatattCGTGAAGTTCAGTTTATtgactaatatatatattattaaagcctattacaaatattaatttaaataatatgaaatgtATTAacttaacaataaaaaaaaaaataataaaataaatgagaaaatactatatcttataaatagttaatatttaactatttattatattttaaaaggcaaaaaaggatttctgaaaaaatattcaattatAATAGGAAATTTATTTGAGAATAtactaaaattaatttatttttttgtataatatatcagtacaattatataagtctcatatgaataaaaaaatagaaaagcgAATTTctctctatatttttttttatttacaataaaataaccctgtttttacaattattattttattaattaaaagcgtttatcttatattttactaactattttacttattgtaatgttaataaaaagtaaagagGAAATTTTTCCTAagtaatttttgtttttaaaatctatatatgaaaaaaaagaaaatactaCATATTaacgtattatatatattttttcatttatataaatattaaaatgatactaatttaatttttgttcctTAATTCACGTATACCTATGTACAATGACAAGTGACACTACAGAAGAAAacgtaatatttatttttcttttttaattattatatatattattttatccaAGGTTTTGTTGTTCTAGAAATGATAGATAAAtctatttaatgaaaaatttgttttgtgcatttatatattattattttatattttttatttttagaataCCGTGacattatatgttaaatataaaagtgaaTTTGAAAAAGCTATACAAGATACTCAGAATAAAGGGGGTAGAGAAAATCCTGGAAAGAAATGTGCTCAAATGGAAAATTATCCTAATTTTACTAAACCATGCCAAGAGGTTGGTAGATatttaattgaaataaatgaaaagtatAAATCCGATAGCTTCAAACGTTGTAAATACTTAAATTATAGGATAAATTcagataataattataataagaaaCCTGAATGGTTTCAGGGATATAGAGAATTTTTGTCCAAAACAGGAAATATATGCACAGacgaaataataattattcatcaagatgttttaaataaactTAAACAATTATACAgttattatgataattttaataaatatgaaggTCAAGAAAATGATTCTGATGGTACAATTTGCAAGAATATTGAAGAATGTTATAACttttataatgataattaCAAACAgtgtcaaaaaaaaaggaatgacGCTTTTTGTGAGGAGTTAGTCAATTTCAAGAAAGCATATGATTATAAAATGTGTAAATTATCTCCATGCAATGATTTACCAAAAACATTATCACAAATAGAACAAACATCAACACAAACATTACCACCTACAAAAGAAGATTACGTATTTGTTCCAATTTTAACAACATCTATCGTATTACTAATGTCTTtcactatattttttttatataaggttaataagaataatacttaaaattaataataatttatcacatatagaataatttattttcacaaaaattataagcatataaaaattatatttttaaataaatatacatatattttgatatagTTCACTCCACTTAAATCTTGGATATATAATCgtttacgaaaaaaaaaaattattgaactTAACAAATTTCAAGAAGAATCGAGAGACTCCTTACAAAATCTTCATGAAGAAGTAAATAGAAATTATGAAGGAAGTTCTCATAATATATCCTATCAACCTCAAGGAAACACTTGATGTAAAATTAAccgtttatattattttcaatattaaataaaatacttagtgatatatatgttacaCTTATGTacaaattcattaaaaagcaatataaacattaaataaagaaattaatatatgtctataaaaattattcaaataaaaagataaatacgattctatttttaaaattagtaGTAGAAAATTCCCTTTAAATGAGATTCCCCTtagaatgaaatataaataattttaaaacttaAGCATATAACACAATATGATAAAGCAAAAGTGGATATCCttatataacaatatgaGGTAGCGTTTATTTTCTTAGTATTACagaacaaaaaacaaaataagtaACAAcaccaataataatattatataaataaaaaatgtaaaaccttggaataaaaacattaatcaaaatataaagtatatatctactttttctttataactctattcaaaatttttattatttgtccACTTTCAATttaatacaattaaaaatgttacacATTATGTAGCAGTTTTAacgttttttttcttccattgatacatattatatgtgATATTGTTGAAAGGGTATTTATGTTTGGCACTAAGGTAGATGaattctaattttaattgaattcaaatgggaaaaatcctaaccattattttataattcaaaaatatgtTCTCCTCTAGCATTATTCTTATAGTTTTTTATCTGCGTTAATACCTTATTCTATACATAACATACatatgattaaaaaaaatgataattaattaaaatagcGTAACTACATTATAGATTTTTTGATaaagtaaattttaataataacaaatagtATTTAAATGCCTATGTTTCGTTTTTATCTTCtccatataaaaagaaaaattcaaCAAATATTCTCATAAATAAAACAGCAAGTAacatgtttatgtttatagAATCTGAGAAATAGAAATgtaattcttattttattgtgtTTCCAGATAGAATccatttctttattatctatacattcaaataaaaataataatttagaaaagTAGAATTTCATTTGTCATTACATGAAATTTTTAGGCACCATGGTAATTTGTTAAATGTAAACTTCATGTACGCACtcactttttttattgtacatAGTTACATATGTCTTTGGATTTtactataaatatgaattttagttattaacaatatataatatattttgcacTATACTTAATATTGcgttcaaaataataaacaaaaagatatgtaatattgaaattatagaaaattaaTCAAACACTGAAATATTCATTTAGAAAggataaatgaaataatttaaatgataatgatgttccaaattttatttttaattatcatTTCTTTACAGTAAGCATAGATTTAGTAAAAACAAAGTTCGGAGAACATGATTCATACatctaattaaaataaaagaaaaatttagtctgttataattgttaattattgtttttatttaaatagtaattatttattaaaatatatatttacatacattgTCAACCATATACTGTGAcacataacaaaaataaaatataaaagtaataaagtAATGTTATCTTACaacttcatttatttaatatcgacttaatatattttaaccaGAATTAATCTATAAAAGTTATTTACTTAGTTCTAAAAATTCgatatatacttaatttaatttttataaagaaataattttagtgCTGCAAAGGTTgctttcatttatatattaaagatataagatttaaataagaaaacattaacaattagaaaaatgtttttataattctaaatttatttcttttaacttttttttaagtttatatgtaaaaaaatattttatttttttaaaactatgaagtatatttttttctttttaaataataattgattgtatatttaataatatgtataaacttataaaataaaataagaatataaatgaaattaaaatataatccATATGTTCTTAACTAAGAATCCTATATAATAGGATATTACTTAATTAtgtgtttataattttacttttattcgatgtaaggaaaattaaaattctaataaaataatttttacagttgatataatttataacacATTtcacttaaaatatattatacataataaatattaagttcTTTCTTaagttaaataatatatatgcatcaATACAtcgaaatatatttactatcattcttttaatataatccAAGATATACTTActgttaattttaaaataatacactTTCTTAATTAActgaacaaataataattttagatTACAATTCACAATatagaaagaaaaacattTCATGACAAACATCAATTTCTAGAGTTCTAAATAATTATCCGTATTGTACTATAATACATAAACTTTTGAGCATAAacgcatattttttatagaaatatatttaaaaatataaataaatactttatgtaatagtatttattaagatacaaaataatatctaTTCAAATTCAAAagcattaatatatttaaattcaaaaagtgcaatgaaaatatatttatgttgtGCATTAAAAACACCAgttatacacatatgcatttataatattttagaaattatatgtattctcATTAATCAAatcacaaaaaatattacgcttattactttatattaaaattttcattatataaacatattaattttttactattccTTTTACTCCTTTATTAacttaattttgttatatttttcattatttcttaaaatattgtaGAACCCTACTATAAGCATAAAAGCTAACATAACGATAAGTACGataaatattactataataAGATATGACAGTACGTTTTTCCCACATCCTTCTACAGTCATTTTCAGTGTATTCAATATTCTACTGATTGTAATGGTTTCCCATATCTCTTTCAAAAACGATAAACTTGATAACACGGGTACTCCTATTCCCAgcaagagaaaaataaaaaacatagcAACTCCAATTCTATACTTTCTAAATCTTATTTtgcttaaatatatatcacaaATTTTCCTGTCTCTTTCAAGAAAATTATcgtaatctttttttttaatccgtttgtttttgaaaaaaaaatgttttctaTCAAACATTCCGTTATTATAATCTATAACTTCGGTATATTATTGAgtcttatttaataaatttttattagatattttgtttttaccaTGGTCCATTTTTCACTAATAACTATATCCTTATTTTCATACGCTgtattatttgatatattatgttttaaccCTAAAATATTTGAGTCCTTATCCTGTTTACATTTTGCCAGTAATTAAAAAGTTTTCGTACTTCTTTTCCTGGCAAGATTGCAGTTCTCAATTGGATATTTAATAATCCTAAtctaaaaggaaaaataataaatcaagtaaatatttgttatataaagaatacaGAATTAATTCGATGCaacattattaattaaaaacaagtataatatgtgtataaagCACGTATCCTTATATAGTACTgtaatactatatttttaagatgacatatacaacataaaaagataaactcAGAAatcttaataaataagacTGGTTTAGTTATTTGTTTCATTATATAGATATTTAATATTCCAATAAATTATgcaaggaaaaaattaataatagaataaagTACTTCTAATGATAAAGAatgctatatttattttaaaattcctttattattgtttcgtaaatatttaataaaatatgtataactataatgaattttattGTATGTACAAACATATTTGACTTTAAAaatgtgttatatattttttatcttaattttatttaaaataagaaaaacgtacattaaaataaatttataagaatacatatataaatactcaAAATAGATaacttaattatttaaagaagTGCACtgattaaataatttttttattgatccTTTTAGAtataaacaaagaaaaataaatttatttttacacatttcgatatatttagtatatatgctatatataacatatcaaatatatatatagttcatTTCtctacataataaaattgtaattaCTAATTTTACGGATATTatcttattaataattctaattttataagaattataCTTTAGTAGAACctattattattgaaaaatatggaacattttaacaatataataatagtattaatggaattataaattaatattgcAGTATATTGTACAATACGTTATAgtacttttattataatatatttttaattttctatataagCTCATCTAATGTTTAATtatctataatatatttaacaaattgtatttatattgtacCATGTAAACTCAGATACCTATATAATTTACACGGTTATAAAGAATGATTCATTTTTCGTTGTATCAAAAGTtttgataattataatttttatttatattaaattttttgcactatttataaatgaatatttttttatttataaaacttattttttttttaattaaatatgtatagtTAGGATATGTACTcagtaaaaagaataaagaaaacgaaaaaacaaatgtaaTATTGGTGAAAAGTTGTTGCattcaaatttattaattttaatatattcccAATTAATTAAACTTATAAGTAATATACGGgatataatatgtttattacagataaaaaagtttatctatataatctattaaaatatatgatttcgTTATATTCCTATTTATAGTGTTAGACTTATTGTGttaattgttatatattcttttaaaaatacgtAGTTtcctaaatatattttacagtAGCAGCACAAAAAATCAACTTAAGTATAagaatacataataaattcttaaaaatacttttaacagcaacaatatattatacctCAATATTTCTGTTACTTATCTATTGTAATTGtgagaataataaatataaaaatattatatgccCAAAATATTACTGtaatcatataatatataacattgaTTATCATCACTAAAAAGTGTTATATTTCATctgaataattaaaaaatatctaaatttaaaatactatttataaattacaaaaaatagatTCTCATAATttaacattaatatattcttatttctttgatatattattttcgtGATAACATTTATGAATGCACTTATTTGGTTTTATTCAGAATTCCACGTAGTTCAATCTTCTGATTTCTGCACTTCAAATAATGTttccatataaaataaattttaacacacttaaaaaatttatcataatctatatataaattatgaaaaaatgttctattatataataaataatggaaaaaaaaaaattattcataagTAAAACTTTTCAGTTTTAGAGACATTCCTCGCTTAtgaatatactttttatccatttttttataaaataaattcatatttgtctgaattatttatgctttctctaatattaagaaaaaatatacaaatagttttaatttttataaaatatatattttcttatttattaggTATCAATACCGTGCATTAATtgtcttatatatatatatatatatatatatatatttatttatttaattaaattattttatatttttactttccaAGAGGCTTGCATTGAGGAAAAAATaaccataaaaaataatacattattaacagtgtattttaatataatgaagAGCAAAACCGTAAAGAGATTAACGTGATAATcgacattatatatttctataagtccaaataataatttgtacttttcttttatgaaAGAAAGTATAaagttaaataattaaataattgcAAATATTgcgctttttattttatatagaaaatagaAACTAACTGTTTTGTAAAAAAGACTCTGGAAATACAAATAATccaataaatgcatatacatCTAACGTTACAAAgaaaattagtaaaataaaaatacataacgctaaataataaatatatatctatgtatgcgagaaaatatattcacttaatttcattaaaaaaagaaaagatgcGTTTAGAGTTAATTTAAAACTAATATTGCGTTTTCTTTATAACctcaaataatatacattttatgctagaaagagaaaaaaaaaagaaaatagaaattttcatataaaatgaaaattaacgcacttcaataaaattatataaatcttTCAATTATATAGTAATTTAAACTCTcacaattaaattttttattaaatcaattttaataaaaatatgtataattaagtcataatatttatccaatgttaaataatactttataatatatattgaagaATTCTTATACGTTCGAATTCgcaataaatttataaatatattttttttctgttgtTCATTAAAATGGCCATCTATGTTTATTagcatttataaatttcaagcaattatgtttatgtttaataAGTGTACAACTAGACATATtacatgttaataaaaagttCTTTAAAGAAAGTAATATAATCCTTTCCATAAATTTATCCTTTCctaaacttaattttttcaaattttttaacttttttatggtaataaataatccataatataagtatgacacctaatataaaaaaaggtaagaAATACATTATAATTCCGAATGTATTACctattacatatgtataattctCGGTTCCTTCTACCCATTCTGCACTTTTCGATAACCatgttatattttcctttacgAATTCTATAAATTTAGACAACCATCCATTTGTTTCTTTGCTCAATGATTCTAAAGGCTTCCATAAACCTGATACTTCCAGCAAACTTTTCTTAGAAACCAAGCCTAATGATAAATCAACTAAGAGAACCGctaataacaacaataataatattaaaggtATAGCAAGCCGGAAGCCGTATTTTTTACATGTTATTCTTTTGTAAACCTTGTTAGTAATTGTTCTGTTGCTTTTAAGAAAATCCATATAATCaagttctttgaatatttttttttctaaaaaggaatatttttttgtttcaaatgtattcaatttatttttcatagcTTTTGCTTGCTTTCTCGCGTTCTTTGATGAAAATCCATCTGATTGTACATTTAATATTGTGACTCCCTTTTCATTATAAGatatatcttttcttttgctCACTCCATTATTTGGTATTTCTCCGTTTAACTTTACGATGTTGGAATTATTGTTCTTGTGATATTTCGTTAGTAATCTATAAATTCTTGTATCATATTTTCTGCCAGCGATGCAGTTCTCTACCACATAATTGTTACACAGGATCTATAAGATGAAACAAAGcgtaaatatttgttatttaataaaataaataatcttatagtaaaataaaatattaatgaaaacaaaaaacaaaaatatgtattttataaatatctaTAATACTGTTATACCATATCTTTGTTAAAATGACACATCCAGTTTAAATGTATTAACAAAACAAttctaattaaaaaaaataaattcattttttgctccataatataaatattttaatatttcagtatattcaataaataaaaatctaACAGTAATGGAATGTTCTAATTATAAGGAAcaacatacatattttttaaaattatatattttcacttaaatatataatatattg
The Plasmodium brasilianum strain Bolivian I chromosome Unknown PB_00_16, whole genome shotgun sequence genome window above contains:
- a CDS encoding fam-l protein, which produces MNLFFLIRIVLLIHLNWMCHFNKDMILCNNYVVENCIAGRKYDTRIYRLLTKYHKNNNSNIVKLNGEIPNNGVSKRKDISYNEKGVTILNVQSDGFSSKNARKQAKAMKNKLNTFETKKYSFLEKKIFKELDYMDFLKSNRTITNKVYKRITCKKYGFRLAIPLILLLLLLAVLLVDLSLGLVSKKSLLEVSGLWKPLESLSKETNGWLSKFIEFVKENITWLSKSAEWVEGTENYTYVIGNTFGIIMYFLPFFILGVILILWIIYYHKKVKKFEKIKFRKG
- a CDS encoding PIR protein; this translates as MTSDTTEENNTVTLYVKYKSEFEKAIQDTQNKGGRENPGKKCAQMENYPNFTKPCQEVGRYLIEINEKYKSDSFKRCKYLNYRINSDNNYNKKPEWFQGYREFLSKTGNICTDEIIIIHQDVLNKLKQLYSYYDNFNKYEGQENDSDGTICKNIEECYNFYNDNYKQCQKKRNDAFCEELVNFKKAYDYKMCKLSPCNDLPKTLSQIEQTSTQTLPPTKEDYVFVPILTTSIVLLMSFTIFFLYKFTPLKSWIYNRLRKKKIIELNKFQEESRDSLQNLHEEVNRNYEGSSHNISYQPQGNT